DNA sequence from the Puniceicoccaceae bacterium genome:
CCATCCTGGCTCATCGATATTATAGCCTGATTCAACAATATCGGCAATGAGCTTCACTCTTTCAGAACTATAAATTACCGGATCAAAACGACTACTACGTCGAACAGACTCATGTGTACATGACACCAGAATCGAAAAAAAAACTGAGATAAATGCAAACACCTTCATGGGCAACTACATTGACAACCAGTGCATGCTACGTTCAATTGACTTCGAATAAAGGCTCCGTTGGAATGTTTGCTTACTGCTCTTGAATACAATTTCGCAAGTGCTTTACACTTTCGAAAATCATCACGAATCAGCCCATTACACGATGCATTCAGATGCCTTGTGAAATTCCTATTGCAACCAGCATGAGCCGTTTTTGCGGCTTGAACATTTGACCCGCAACATTGGCCAGCAAAGCAACGGTCATGAGTTTTGCATGCATTGGTGAAATTGACAATATTCACATTACCTCTTACAATCGGAATGGTTTTCCATCCACTCGAAAAATGGTTACTAGGATTATTGACCCCATATGCTATTTTCATGTACTGTCTTGAAATACCCAAGAAAGACGGCACACTACACCCATTCCACAGCTGACTTGCAGGTATATTCTGCTGAGTGCATCGTAGTTGCCCAGAAGGACAAGCCAATTGACTCCAAGTATTAGCTTTGTGTTTGTTGCCTTTTGACGCAGGCCCACCAACAAGACCCAATATATCTACACTATCAATAGAACTATTTTTAAGAAAAGCTATGTCATTCAGGAGTTCCTGAATAGTATCAATAAAATTAACGCCGAAAGAAGAAAAACTAACAAAATGAGCAGGCACCGCATAAACCATAATATGATGTATCATTTCCCCTATCGGATCTCGATTTGGCCACCTTCCCATCTCGGGTGAATACCACCTGTAAAGGTAGTGATTCAATCCACTTGGAGCGTGGTAGGCTTTGGTGCTGAACTGGAAGGGTTGATCCAAGGTGGCGGTTTGGGCGATGACTTTCCCGAAGGGATCGTATTCGTAGTGGGCTGCGGGTGCATCGGAATCGTCGATCAGGTCGGTCACGTTGCCGTTGCCATCGTAGAAGTAGAAGAAGGTTGCGCCGCTGCTTTCTGTCATGGCCAGCAGACCGCCGACTCCACCGGCCCCCTGCAGGGATTGGGTCAAGTCGAGTCCACGGGTGTAAGAACGCCCAACTGTATGATTCCCATCCAGTTCCTGAATCGGCAATAATTCGTCGTAAACGTAGCGCATCGTTTCGGTCAGAGAACCGGATGCATCTGTGACCCGCATCGCGGGGTCGGAGGATGAGGTCGACTGGAGGTGCCGCATCCTCCCAAGTAAATCAAATTCCCTGCCCACCGCAAGCCGCTTCGCGCTCAAGGGTTTTTTACTCTCTTCCATAAACAGCCTGGGTGTTTGTGGACAGGGTTTTGTGGGAAAACGTTGGTTTCCGACAACTCCGACGCTTCGGGATCTTCCCAAATCCCGCTACAAAAACGGTAAGCCATTCAGCGGAAATGCAAAGCGCCTGGTTGTTTAGTATTCCGACCTCCGTAGCCGGATTCGGGAGAATTCGGACCCACGTTGCAGTGCGAAAACGCGTACCGTTCACCCACGCTGTCCATGTTCTCCCGAATATGGCTACAGGACAAGAACACCTCCGTAGTCCCGACAAGTCGGGATAAGAATTCGGACCCTCGTTGCAGTGACAAACGCGTCCCGGCCACCCGCATTGTCCATGTTCTCCCGAACATGGCTACAGGACAAGATCCCCCCCGTAGTCCCGACAAGTCGGGATAAGAATTCGGACCCACGTTGCAGTGGCAAACACGTCCCGGCCACCCGCATTGTCCATGTTCTCCCGAACATGGCTACAGGACAAGATCACCTCCGTAGCCCCGACAAGTCGGGATAAGAATTCGGACCCACGTTGCAGTGCGATCTGCCTCCTTACTTCTAACTCCTTGCTTCTTACTACTTGCTCCTTGCTACTTGCTCCTTGCTACTGCGCTAGCTCCTTACTCCTGCGGTTACAAACCGCTGATAAACAACCACAGATGCCACAGATTTTGGATGATGCTTCTTCTCCCACGGTCTGTGGTATCCTGAAATTTGCTTCACACCCTACAAGTCGGGTTTGAATGCCGCTGCGCTCTGGAGTGGTTCAAATTCGGCCCCATGCAGACTCGCCAAGGTGAGTTCCACAAAAGGAGATGTTGTGATAAAGGCGCGAGCTGGAAGCTCCCGCTACCTCCATCCTGTCCGCGTTCTTACTCCTAACTCCTTACTCCTGACTACTGACTACTGACTCCTGACTACTGACTCCTGACTCCTGGCTACTGACTCCTTGCTACTGCGATTTTATCGCCGCCCTCGGAACGGAAAGGCAGACAAACGTAAAATGCGCTATCGTTTCAACTTACCCTGTCAGCTGTCAGTAGACAACTTTACAGGCTTTTGTACGGGCTGGTCTCCCTCAATAAAGCCATGCAGCTGGCGGATGCGGGTCGGGTGGCGCATCTTGCGAAGAGCCTTTGCCTCAATCTGACGAATGCGCTCGCGTGTCACCTTGAACTGCTTGCCCACCTCTTCGAGCGTGCGACTGTAGCCATCGGTGAGTCCAAAACGCAGGGAAAGCACACGACGCTCACGCTCATGCAGGCTGTCGAGCACATCGATGATCTTCTCGCGCAGCATGCTGTAGGCAGTCATGTCATAGGGATTTTCAGCCCCCTTGTCCTCAATGAAATCGCCAAAATTGGTGTCATCGCTGTCGCCAACCGGGCTTTGCAGGCTGATCGGCTGCTGGGCCATTTTCATGATGGTCTGCACCTTGTCGATGGGCATTTGCATCTCATTGGCGACCTCTTCCGCAGTCGGCTCGTGTCCGAGTTCCTGCAACAGCAGCTTCTGCACTTGAATCACCTTGTTCAAGGTTTCAATCATGTGAACCGGGATGCGGATCGTGCGCGCCTGATCTGCAATCGAGCGCGTGATCGCCTGGCGAATCCACCAGGTCGCATAGGTCGAAAACTTGTAACCCCGCCGGTATTCGAACTTCTCCACCGCCTTCATCAGGCCCATGTTGCCTTCCTGAATCAGGTCCAGGAACGAAAGCCCACGGTTCGTGTATTTCTTGGCAATTGAAATCACCAGGCGCAAGTTGGCCTCCACCATCTCAGTGCGGGCATTGTGGGCGTCACGCATGCCCTTGCGCACATTTTTGACCACCGATGCAAGCTCCAGTGCGGGCACGCGGTGCTCCGCCTCAATTTCATCGAGGCGCTTTTGCAACGCTTCGACATTGATGGCCTGGTGTTTTTTGGTGATGCCGCGTTCGGCAAGTTTCAGCTGTGACTCGATTTCATCGATTTCCCGTACCACCGGATCGAGATCCGACAGGAATTCTTCGAAAATCTTGAGTTTGAAGCAGAATTTTTTGTGGATCGGGCGGAGGGATTCCTCGAACTTCTGGTAGCGCGTCAGCGAGCGCTTACGGTTCGTCGGATTGTCGTTGTTCCGGGAGTCTACCCACGCACGCTCCATTTTCTCCTGAATATCCGAAGCCTCATCAATCAACTCCGGCAGGCTGCTGAAGTAGGTTTCACGGCTCTCGATCTTCTTGTCGAGCACCACCTGGTCAAAGCGTTCCTCACGCTTCAAGAGCTTGCGCGCCATGTCGATCTGAAATGCATTTGTGATCGCATACTGGAACAGGATATTCTGAGCCTGCTGCTCGGCACGTTCAATGCGCTTGGAGATGGCAACCTCCTCTTCCCGCGTCAGCAGGGGAACCTGCCCCATCTGCTTCAAATACATGCGGACGGGATCATCCAAAATATCCGCCTGCTGGCTGCGGATGCTTTCCTCGTGCTCCAGGTCCTCCTTCTTTTTGCGCAGCGACTCGACCTCACCGGTGTCGAGAATCTTCAGCTCCAGATTGTTGAGAATGGTGATTACGTTCTCAATCTCCTCGGGATTGCTCGCACGCTCACCCAGGGCCTTGTTGATCTCCTTGTAGGTCACATGGCCCTGTTCTTTCGCCAGACGAATCAACGCCCGGACCTTCTCATTCATCTTCTTGCTGCCACGGCGTTTGCGTGGCTTGGAATCATCCTCAGAAACCACATCCGCAACATCCTGGATCTCAGGCACTTCCGGCTCCAACTCAGGCATTTCGGCCTTTTTTACCGGTGATTTTGCTTTGTTGGCTGTCTTGTCACGCGTTGAGGTTTTTTTGGATTTAGGATCAGATTGAGCCATTATAAAAGTCGAGAAAGTGAATTAGTTCGAACTACCTTAAAAAAACCTTCCCTATGTACTCGGAGCGTTTGGAAAGTCAAGGTAAGACGGCAAAAGATTTCTAGCGCTTGTCCCGCTGATTAGCGATGCTTCTCTGCAGCTCCAGCTTCTCCCCCAGCAGAACCGTCAGTTCTTCGTCACTGAAACGTCCCCCTTTACTGAGCTTGCGCTCAATCAGTTGCAAGCGCCGCTTTTGAAAGCGATGCAGCAATGACTGCAGGCAAAGCTCAAACGATTCTTCCGCCTCCGGATCCTGCGATGCGCTCGCAAGCAGGTGATAGAGCAGATTCTGCTCTGCTTCTGTTTCGCACACCAGGTCCGCATCGCGCTCGGGCATCCAATGGGGATCTTCACGCAACTCGGCGCAGATGCGAATCAACAGTCGCCCCTCCACCGATGCCGGATCGAGCATGTCGACTGGATCCGCACT
Encoded proteins:
- a CDS encoding RHS repeat-associated core domain-containing protein, coding for MEESKKPLSAKRLAVGREFDLLGRMRHLQSTSSSDPAMRVTDASGSLTETMRYVYDELLPIQELDGNHTVGRSYTRGLDLTQSLQGAGGVGGLLAMTESSGATFFYFYDGNGNVTDLIDDSDAPAAHYEYDPFGKVIAQTATLDQPFQFSTKAYHAPSGLNHYLYRWYSPEMGRWPNRDPIGEMIHHIMVYAVPAHFVSFSSFGVNFIDTIQELLNDIAFLKNSSIDSVDILGLVGGPASKGNKHKANTWSQLACPSGQLRCTQQNIPASQLWNGCSVPSFLGISRQYMKIAYGVNNPSNHFSSGWKTIPIVRGNVNIVNFTNACKTHDRCFAGQCCGSNVQAAKTAHAGCNRNFTRHLNASCNGLIRDDFRKCKALAKLYSRAVSKHSNGAFIRSQLNVACTGCQCSCP
- the rpoD gene encoding RNA polymerase sigma factor RpoD, with product MAQSDPKSKKTSTRDKTANKAKSPVKKAEMPELEPEVPEIQDVADVVSEDDSKPRKRRGSKKMNEKVRALIRLAKEQGHVTYKEINKALGERASNPEEIENVITILNNLELKILDTGEVESLRKKKEDLEHEESIRSQQADILDDPVRMYLKQMGQVPLLTREEEVAISKRIERAEQQAQNILFQYAITNAFQIDMARKLLKREERFDQVVLDKKIESRETYFSSLPELIDEASDIQEKMERAWVDSRNNDNPTNRKRSLTRYQKFEESLRPIHKKFCFKLKIFEEFLSDLDPVVREIDEIESQLKLAERGITKKHQAINVEALQKRLDEIEAEHRVPALELASVVKNVRKGMRDAHNARTEMVEANLRLVISIAKKYTNRGLSFLDLIQEGNMGLMKAVEKFEYRRGYKFSTYATWWIRQAITRSIADQARTIRIPVHMIETLNKVIQVQKLLLQELGHEPTAEEVANEMQMPIDKVQTIMKMAQQPISLQSPVGDSDDTNFGDFIEDKGAENPYDMTAYSMLREKIIDVLDSLHERERRVLSLRFGLTDGYSRTLEEVGKQFKVTRERIRQIEAKALRKMRHPTRIRQLHGFIEGDQPVQKPVKLSTDS